CCTGAGCAGGAATGGGAGGTGCTCGGAGAGAGCGCCGGTCGTGAATCGTCCGGAAGCCATGTCGATATAGTCAAACTCGCTCTGGCTGGTCATGGCGATGTCGGCGGGCAGGTTTCCCTGGGGCCGGAGCATCGGGTGGGAGAGATAGGATACATTGGCCTTGAGCCTGTCGACAGTTCTCGTTCCCAGGCCGAAACAGAACCGCATGACCCCGTCCTCTTTCCTGATGCGGGTGGAAGGTCGGCGGTAGACTTTCGAAAAGGCGGTACCCGCGATTTCCGGGTAGAACATTGAATTGTGCTCTCTGCCGATGACGGGCTGGATCACCACTGCCATGGATTCGTCGGAATCGGTGAGACCGTGTTTCTTCCGGTAGGCCCTTGCCGCCGGGTTGTAAAGGGATGCCCAGACTTCCTTTACGGCGTTGACAAGGAGGGCGGTCCGCTCATCCCGGGGTCCCCGGTTGGCTGAAAAACGGGTGCTGTACTTCCCGGCGAAGGAAAGCTTCCTCGAGTCCTCAAGGATGGAACTGGACCTTATGGCGAGGGGGAAGTCGCCTATGGCTTCCATGGCGTCTTCCAGGTCGCTGATAAGGGACGGACGGACATTACCGTTCCGGAAGGCCGAGGCAATCTTCTCGAAAAGCTCCTGGGCAAATTCGTCTTCCGTGTTCTCCTCCTGTCCTGAGAGACTCTCCTTCAGAAGCGTTTCTATCCCGTTGTCCGAAACGAAATCGTCGAACCCCTCGGTGGTGAGTACATAGTTCAGTTCCGGGAGTTCAACACAGGACTCCAGAGGCGCCCCTTCCAGGGTATTGAAGGCGAAGGCGAGACCCCTGGCCTTGCCTCCAACCTCACCGTCCCCGATGAGCCTCCTGTATTTGCGAAAAACGGGTTTCGGGTCAAAATCGGAATAAATCACGTATAGTGCCTCCCTGCGAAACGGAAATAGGATCCATCAGGGCTTGAGACGGTAAATCGTCCGCGGCCATGGAATGGCTTCCCTGATATGCTGCAGTCCGGCAATCCATGCCACCACCCGTTCGATCCCCATGCCGAAACCGCTGTGGACGAACGTTCCGTAGCGCCGAAGATCAAGGTACCAGTCGTAAGGCTCTTCGGGAAGTCCCTGTTCCCTGATCCTGGCCACGAGCCTGTCGTAACTGTCCTCTCTCTGGGAGCCTCCGATGATTTCGCCGTACCCCTCGGGAGCGAGGAGGTCGTCGCAGAGCACCAGGTCCGGATTCTCCGGATGCTCTTTCATGTAGAAGGCCTTGACGCTCTTGGGATAGCATTCGATAAATACGGGCCGTTCAAACTGCTGGGTGAGAATGGTTTCG
The sequence above is drawn from the Aminivibrio sp. genome and encodes:
- a CDS encoding PEP/pyruvate-binding domain-containing protein; this encodes MIYSDFDPKPVFRKYRRLIGDGEVGGKARGLAFAFNTLEGAPLESCVELPELNYVLTTEGFDDFVSDNGIETLLKESLSGQEENTEDEFAQELFEKIASAFRNGNVRPSLISDLEDAMEAIGDFPLAIRSSSILEDSRKLSFAGKYSTRFSANRGPRDERTALLVNAVKEVWASLYNPAARAYRKKHGLTDSDESMAVVIQPVIGREHNSMFYPEIAGTAFSKVYRRPSTRIRKEDGVMRFCFGLGTRTVDRLKANVSYLSHPMLRPQGNLPADIAMTSQSEFDYIDMASGRFTTGALSEHLPFLLREHKLASAFIEIYAENLLYWAGSDQVSKGKPLFSFSNFPRRHPRFFSLVKELCSFLEERMGMPADMEFVYDTEREKLTLLQLRPLASYEEMARVTIPEVREENVILKGNRMVSNGKLENVHHLVYVDPTVYGKDTAFYEVAREIGRINHKLAGTNYILVGPGRWGSTNPKLGVPVRYNEICNCGCLVEVGILESDYTPELSYGTHFFLDLDVDGTLYLPVFDGMKGNVYNREWLAASFYEQKRHPAVRHYTGNFSVLLDGENEVGVVISNDPSSE